One window of the Streptomyces sp. NBC_00259 genome contains the following:
- a CDS encoding helix-turn-helix domain-containing protein encodes MADDYLVRIGKLIRDARQHRGWTQAQLADALGTSQSAVNRIERGNQNISLEMIARIGEALDSEIVSLGYAGPMHLRVVGRRRLSGAIDVKTSKNACVALLCASLLNKGRTVLRRVARIEEVYRLLEVLNSIGVRTRWINDGTDLEIVPPARLDMDAIDADAARRTRSIIMFLGPLLHRMDRFRLPYAGGCDLGTRTIEPHMIALRRFGLDITATEGLYHAVVERSTSPDRPIVLTERGDTVTENALLAAARHDGVTVIRNASSNYMVQDLCFFLEALGVRVEGIGTTTLTVHGVATIDVDVDYSPSEDPVEAMSLLAAAVVTESQLTIRRVPIEFLEIELAVLEEMGLDHDRTPEYNADNGRTRLVDLTVRPSKLEAPIDKIHPMPFPGLNIDNVPFFAAIAAVAQGQTLIHDWVYDNRAIYLTDLNRLGGRLQLLDPHRVLVEGPTRWRAAEMMCPPALRPAVVVLLAMMAAEGTSVLRNVYVINRGYEELAERLNSVGAQIEIFRDI; translated from the coding sequence ATGGCAGACGACTACCTCGTACGCATCGGCAAGCTCATCCGTGACGCCCGTCAGCACCGGGGCTGGACACAGGCGCAGCTCGCCGACGCACTCGGCACCAGCCAGAGCGCCGTCAATCGCATCGAGCGCGGCAATCAGAACATCAGCCTTGAGATGATTGCCCGTATCGGTGAGGCGCTCGACAGCGAGATCGTGTCCCTCGGCTACGCCGGGCCGATGCATCTGCGGGTCGTCGGCCGGCGCCGCCTCTCCGGTGCCATCGACGTCAAGACCAGCAAGAACGCCTGCGTCGCGCTGCTCTGCGCCTCGCTGCTCAACAAGGGCCGTACCGTGCTGCGCCGCGTCGCGCGGATCGAGGAGGTCTACCGGCTGCTGGAGGTGCTGAACTCCATCGGTGTACGGACCCGCTGGATCAACGACGGCACGGACCTCGAGATCGTTCCGCCGGCCCGTCTCGACATGGACGCCATCGACGCGGACGCCGCCCGCAGGACCCGCTCGATCATCATGTTCCTGGGACCGCTGCTGCACCGCATGGACCGCTTCCGGCTGCCCTACGCCGGCGGCTGCGACCTCGGTACGCGCACCATCGAGCCGCACATGATCGCGCTGCGCCGCTTCGGCCTGGACATCACCGCGACCGAGGGGCTCTACCACGCCGTCGTCGAGCGCTCGACCAGCCCCGACCGTCCGATCGTGCTGACCGAGCGCGGCGACACCGTGACCGAGAACGCCCTGCTGGCGGCGGCCCGCCACGACGGCGTCACCGTCATCCGCAACGCTTCCTCCAACTACATGGTCCAGGACCTGTGCTTCTTCCTGGAGGCGCTCGGGGTACGCGTCGAGGGCATCGGCACGACGACGCTGACCGTCCACGGTGTGGCCACCATCGACGTCGACGTCGACTACTCCCCCTCCGAGGACCCGGTCGAGGCGATGAGCCTGCTCGCCGCCGCCGTCGTCACCGAATCCCAGCTGACGATCCGTCGCGTCCCGATCGAGTTCCTGGAGATCGAGCTGGCCGTGCTGGAGGAGATGGGCCTCGACCACGACCGTACGCCGGAGTACAACGCCGACAACGGCCGTACGCGACTGGTGGACCTGACCGTGCGCCCCTCCAAGCTGGAGGCGCCGATCGACAAGATCCACCCGATGCCCTTCCCCGGACTCAACATCGACAACGTGCCGTTCTTCGCGGCGATCGCGGCGGTCGCCCAGGGCCAGACCCTCATCCACGACTGGGTCTACGACAACCGTGCCATCTACCTCACCGACCTCAACCGCCTCGGGGGCCGCCTCCAGCTCCTCGACCCCCACCGCGTCCTCGTCGAGGGCCCGACCCGCTGGCGCGCCGCCGAGATGATGTGCCCGCCGGCCCTGCGCCCCGCCGTGGTCGTCCTGCTGGCGATGATGGCGGCCGAGGGCACGTCCGTCCTGCGCAACGTGTACGTCATCAACCGCGGCTACGAGGAACTGGCCGAGCGGCTCAACTCGGTCGGCGCCCAGATCGAGATCTTCCGCGACATCTGA